A window of the Parabacteroides merdae ATCC 43184 genome harbors these coding sequences:
- a CDS encoding chorismate transformation enzyme, FkbO/Hyg5 family, producing MNYCDKIHYNIYTTGLATFGEMVDALLAQLPQDEQILRLAFFGMPNDNEQYVSRRIMLREKIRKFYGNHEPVLSYVSQPPLNAGLILEVHSYKADEDDHITFRRHGGFPYVVLENADGRFLFAGGLHGDVINFGIQQQSAEVFHMMGEVMRREGFPVNCIIRQWNYIEQITRFDGPDQHYQMFNNARADFYGKTDWSNGYPAATGIGANLGGILVDLDAAVFARSECYATPIDNKLQIAAHAYSDQVLEAAQQKKATPKFERAKSMTFDDRRIVYISGTAAIRGEESLVGVGLGRQLHITMENIGQLIGKAKLKMLRVYLKEKSFYEEARELLEGYNLNIPISYMWADVCRDELLIEIEGIAIE from the coding sequence ATGAACTATTGCGATAAAATACATTATAATATTTATACGACCGGACTGGCTACTTTCGGTGAAATGGTAGACGCCCTGCTGGCACAGTTGCCTCAAGACGAACAGATTCTCCGTTTGGCATTCTTCGGCATGCCGAACGACAACGAACAATACGTTTCCCGTCGCATCATGCTGCGTGAGAAAATCCGTAAGTTTTATGGGAATCATGAACCGGTATTGAGTTATGTTTCCCAGCCACCTCTGAATGCCGGACTTATCTTGGAAGTCCATAGCTACAAAGCGGACGAAGACGATCATATCACCTTCCGCCGTCACGGCGGCTTCCCGTATGTCGTACTGGAAAATGCCGATGGCCGTTTCCTCTTTGCCGGTGGCCTCCATGGGGATGTGATAAACTTCGGTATCCAGCAACAGTCCGCCGAAGTATTCCACATGATGGGAGAGGTGATGCGCCGGGAAGGCTTCCCCGTAAACTGCATCATCCGTCAGTGGAACTACATCGAGCAGATCACCCGCTTCGACGGGCCGGACCAGCATTACCAGATGTTCAACAACGCCCGTGCCGATTTCTATGGAAAGACGGACTGGAGCAACGGTTATCCGGCTGCTACCGGTATCGGGGCCAACTTGGGAGGCATACTGGTCGATTTGGATGCGGCCGTGTTCGCCCGTTCCGAATGCTATGCCACCCCGATCGACAATAAATTGCAGATAGCCGCCCACGCCTATTCGGACCAGGTCCTCGAAGCTGCCCAGCAGAAGAAAGCCACTCCGAAGTTCGAACGGGCCAAAAGCATGACTTTCGATGACCGGCGGATCGTTTATATTTCCGGTACGGCAGCTATCCGCGGGGAGGAAAGCCTGGTTGGAGTAGGGCTCGGACGCCAGCTCCATATCACGATGGAAAACATCGGCCAGCTGATTGGTAAGGCGAAACTGAAAATGCTGCGTGTCTATCTGAAAGAGAAATCCTTCTATGAAGAGGCACGCGAACTGCTGGAAGGATATAATTTGAATATCCCCATATCTTATATGTGGGCGGACGTTTGCCGGGATGAGTTATTGATCGAAATAGAAGGGATCGCCATCGAGTAA
- a CDS encoding SUMF1/EgtB/PvdO family nonheme iron enzyme — translation MNKYYLLVSLFLSSSVMVSAGPKQKKAETWIDASVKAKTELQAKLKKSGMPIVSTWMKHKAKAEPFVVDLKGVDKLVLVTAGGPDGTDYDQAVWANARLIKADGTAVWLDEVPYEYGVAGWAKPKMNTNAYDHEIVIAGKEYKHGVFCHANGTLVYPVGGQYVRFEAEVGIDDTSSGGSVFFQALNTVPTFVAEELNNKYPEEIGMLGAVLDGLDTWLITPDASVEKQAADNAIARLKDGAYYSNVAKQIANEKDLNTQIRKYLELVEKVQELYTLQSDLEWLNVEAVKLAFADMKKQKGYDAAKYEPMLNELVRLEKKGFKGIYNGDEQAIADAKKALECKRAILLANPLLDADKIVAARFKVGSKAHQIMTPSLGTQANNWSNQESAGREGFDAEIVELSNLRGDIQMRQVYKPKNGSSIADLKLHWDGDRVMFTQTQDDKRWNIYEVNLDGTGFKPLVENDEPDLEFYDGTYLPDGRVIAISNIGYQGVPCVNGSDAVGNMVLYDPKDKSMRRLTFDQDANWNPVIMNNGRVMYTRWEYTDLTHYYSRIVMHMNPDGTENKALYGSGAMFPNSTFDVQPLPGHGSAFVGIISGHHGVARSGRMIIFDPTKGRKSTAGMVQEIPHRNRPIKEEIKDQLVNGVWPQFIKPTPLNDKYFLVAAKLDPHALWGLYLVDVYDNVTCLMQAEGEGYISPILVRKTKTPPSIPDRVKLNEKEATFFIQDIYEGEGLKGIPRGTVKSLRLHAYEYAYVKTRSDHNWHGIQSGWDIKRMLGTVPVEEDGSVIFKAPANTPISIQPLDKDGVAIQWMRSWVTGQPGEVVSCIGCHEDQNQIAIPKRVIASQKAPSALTLPEGGTRSFTFDLEVQPILDRACIACHNGEGKAFDLRGGKKDKLGYGTSYLNLHPYVHRQGGEGDMVVLQPYEYHPNTSELVRLLKKGHHNVKLTDKEWKTLYNWIDYNAPDKGYFNANVLTDLPYKGFDQIKRRKELTDKYANGAGVDWKKEIADYADYLKKQGPITPVMPEKAAPVKEKTLKVKGWPFGADRIKEMLAKEKETRKVVEIAPGVKVNFVRIPAGEFVMGSYRGEPDAYPTAKVKIDKAFWMAELETTNEQFNVVFPDHDSRFVDQQWKDHVVQGYPANKPEQPVIRVSYNDAMEFCRKLSEKTGLKITLPTEAQWEWACRAGSDQDFWYGDMHADFGKKDNLADKTTLLFAVYGVDPQPMAKTNPWYKYYTFLPKEESVDDGNLVQVGGKAYEANPFGLYSMHGNVAEWTRSDYVSYPYNEKTKETSEYKVARGGSYIDRPKYAASHTRKAYYPYQRVFNVGFRMIIED, via the coding sequence ATGAACAAATACTATTTATTAGTATCACTCTTTCTGTCCTCTTCTGTTATGGTGTCTGCCGGCCCCAAGCAGAAGAAGGCGGAAACGTGGATTGATGCTTCAGTCAAAGCCAAAACGGAATTACAGGCAAAGCTGAAGAAATCCGGAATGCCGATCGTTTCTACCTGGATGAAGCATAAGGCGAAAGCCGAACCTTTCGTGGTAGACTTGAAAGGCGTGGATAAGCTGGTGCTTGTAACGGCCGGTGGTCCCGATGGTACGGATTACGACCAGGCTGTATGGGCGAATGCCCGTTTGATCAAAGCCGATGGTACAGCCGTATGGTTGGACGAAGTTCCTTATGAATACGGTGTTGCCGGTTGGGCAAAACCCAAGATGAACACGAATGCATACGATCATGAGATCGTTATTGCTGGAAAGGAATACAAACACGGTGTGTTCTGCCATGCGAACGGCACGTTGGTATACCCGGTGGGTGGCCAGTATGTCCGTTTCGAAGCCGAAGTCGGTATCGATGATACTTCAAGTGGCGGAAGTGTGTTTTTCCAGGCATTGAATACGGTTCCGACCTTTGTGGCGGAAGAATTGAACAACAAGTATCCGGAAGAAATCGGTATGCTGGGTGCGGTACTGGACGGCCTGGATACCTGGTTGATCACCCCGGATGCCTCAGTCGAAAAGCAGGCTGCGGATAATGCGATCGCCCGATTGAAGGACGGAGCCTACTATTCGAATGTGGCAAAGCAGATCGCAAACGAAAAAGATCTCAATACACAGATACGCAAATATCTCGAACTGGTTGAGAAAGTACAGGAGCTGTACACGCTTCAGAGCGATTTGGAATGGCTGAACGTCGAGGCTGTCAAATTGGCTTTCGCCGATATGAAAAAGCAGAAAGGCTACGACGCCGCCAAATACGAACCGATGCTGAACGAACTGGTACGGCTCGAAAAGAAAGGTTTCAAAGGCATCTATAACGGTGACGAACAGGCTATCGCCGATGCCAAGAAAGCATTGGAATGCAAACGTGCCATCTTGCTGGCTAACCCGTTGCTGGATGCCGACAAGATCGTGGCAGCCCGTTTCAAGGTAGGTTCAAAGGCACACCAGATCATGACTCCTTCCTTGGGGACTCAGGCCAATAACTGGAGTAACCAGGAATCTGCCGGTCGTGAGGGCTTCGATGCCGAGATCGTCGAACTCTCCAATCTGCGTGGCGATATACAGATGCGTCAGGTCTACAAACCGAAAAACGGTTCTTCCATCGCTGACCTGAAACTGCATTGGGACGGTGACCGTGTGATGTTCACACAGACACAGGACGACAAGCGCTGGAACATCTATGAAGTGAATCTGGATGGGACAGGCTTCAAGCCGCTTGTGGAAAACGACGAGCCGGATCTGGAGTTCTACGATGGTACTTACCTGCCCGACGGTCGTGTGATCGCTATCTCCAACATCGGTTACCAGGGTGTTCCTTGTGTGAACGGTAGCGATGCGGTAGGTAACATGGTGCTGTATGACCCGAAGGACAAGAGCATGCGCCGCCTGACATTCGACCAGGATGCCAACTGGAATCCGGTCATCATGAATAACGGCCGCGTGATGTACACCCGCTGGGAGTACACCGACCTGACCCACTACTATTCCCGTATCGTAATGCACATGAACCCGGACGGAACGGAAAACAAAGCCCTCTACGGTAGCGGTGCGATGTTCCCGAACAGTACGTTCGACGTGCAGCCGTTGCCCGGCCACGGTTCGGCGTTCGTCGGTATCATCTCCGGCCACCACGGTGTGGCACGTTCAGGCCGTATGATCATCTTCGATCCGACCAAGGGACGTAAGAGCACAGCCGGTATGGTACAGGAAATCCCTCACCGTAACCGTCCGATCAAAGAAGAAATCAAGGACCAGCTGGTAAACGGTGTATGGCCGCAGTTCATCAAACCGACTCCGCTGAACGACAAATACTTCCTGGTTGCAGCCAAGTTGGACCCGCATGCCTTGTGGGGACTCTATCTGGTGGACGTCTACGACAACGTGACCTGTCTGATGCAGGCAGAAGGCGAAGGCTATATCAGCCCGATCCTGGTGCGCAAGACAAAGACTCCTCCGTCCATTCCCGACCGTGTGAAACTGAATGAAAAGGAAGCGACCTTCTTTATTCAGGATATCTACGAAGGAGAAGGTCTGAAAGGTATTCCTCGCGGAACGGTCAAGTCTCTGCGTCTGCATGCTTACGAATATGCGTATGTAAAGACTCGTTCCGACCATAACTGGCATGGAATCCAGTCCGGTTGGGATATCAAGCGTATGTTGGGGACGGTTCCTGTCGAAGAAGACGGTTCCGTGATCTTCAAGGCTCCTGCCAATACACCGATCTCCATCCAGCCTTTGGATAAGGACGGCGTGGCTATCCAGTGGATGCGAAGCTGGGTGACCGGTCAGCCGGGCGAAGTGGTTTCCTGTATCGGTTGTCATGAAGACCAGAACCAGATCGCGATCCCGAAACGTGTGATCGCTTCGCAGAAAGCTCCGTCTGCTTTGACTCTGCCCGAAGGCGGTACACGCTCTTTCACGTTTGACCTGGAAGTGCAGCCGATCCTGGACCGCGCTTGTATTGCTTGTCATAACGGTGAAGGAAAAGCGTTCGACCTGCGGGGTGGAAAGAAAGACAAGCTAGGTTATGGCACGTCTTATCTGAACTTGCATCCGTATGTGCATCGTCAGGGAGGCGAAGGCGACATGGTCGTTTTGCAGCCGTACGAATATCATCCCAACACGAGCGAATTGGTACGCTTGCTGAAGAAAGGCCATCACAACGTGAAACTGACCGATAAGGAATGGAAGACGCTTTATAACTGGATCGACTACAACGCTCCCGACAAGGGTTATTTCAATGCGAACGTATTGACTGATCTTCCTTATAAGGGATTCGACCAGATCAAGCGTCGTAAGGAATTGACCGACAAGTATGCGAACGGAGCCGGTGTCGACTGGAAGAAAGAAATCGCCGACTATGCCGACTACCTGAAGAAACAAGGCCCGATCACCCCGGTAATGCCTGAAAAGGCCGCTCCTGTAAAGGAAAAGACCTTGAAGGTGAAAGGTTGGCCTTTCGGTGCTGACCGGATCAAGGAAATGCTGGCTAAGGAGAAGGAAACCCGTAAGGTGGTTGAGATCGCTCCGGGTGTGAAAGTCAATTTCGTCCGTATCCCGGCCGGTGAATTCGTGATGGGTAGTTACCGTGGCGAACCGGATGCTTATCCGACTGCCAAGGTGAAGATCGACAAAGCCTTCTGGATGGCCGAGCTGGAAACGACGAACGAACAGTTCAACGTTGTCTTCCCGGATCACGACAGCCGTTTCGTCGATCAGCAGTGGAAAGACCACGTGGTTCAGGGATATCCGGCCAATAAACCGGAACAGCCTGTTATCCGTGTCAGCTACAACGATGCTATGGAATTCTGCCGGAAACTGAGCGAAAAGACCGGTCTCAAGATCACGCTTCCGACAGAAGCACAGTGGGAGTGGGCTTGCCGCGCCGGTAGCGACCAGGACTTCTGGTATGGCGACATGCATGCGGACTTCGGCAAGAAGGACAATTTGGCGGACAAGACAACGCTGTTGTTTGCCGTTTACGGTGTAGACCCGCAGCCGATGGCGAAGACCAACCCGTGGTACAAGTACTATACCTTCCTTCCGAAAGAAGAGAGCGTGGACGACGGTAACCTGGTCCAGGTCGGCGGCAAGGCTTATGAGGCCAATCCCTTCGGTCTGTACAGCATGCACGGAAACGTAGCCGAATGGACCCGTTCCGACTATGTATCGTATCCGTACAATGAGAAGACGAAAGAGACATCCGAATACAAGGTGGCCCGCGGCGGTTCTTATATCGACCGTCCGAAATATGCGGCTTCCCATACGCGTAAGGCTTACTATCCGTACCAGCGTGTGTTCAACGTCGGCTTCCGTATGATCATTGAAGATTGA
- a CDS encoding cupin domain-containing protein, whose product MKKNLMKSAAMGALLLSMAACNGKTSTGEATCCAAAGEGQCTEQCGNDCKNECNNNANCKINKEMKYSKKYTNADFYKDGKFQQDVAMEAMKDMFAFYGVPFTELMAKDMWVTDFGLGDFENVGMGGIFWVNDPEYGYFAHAIYLLPGQMIPEHAHVKTKFPAKHESWMVEKGWVYNFSEVGDETPNAPAIPATHGAIKSKNFVVQNVGDVLRLKKLETFHFMMAGPEGAIVDEWACYHDNDGLRFTNTKAAL is encoded by the coding sequence ATGAAAAAGAATCTTATGAAATCGGCCGCTATGGGAGCCCTCCTGCTTTCGATGGCTGCATGTAACGGCAAAACATCTACTGGCGAGGCTACCTGTTGCGCAGCGGCAGGCGAAGGACAATGCACCGAACAGTGCGGAAACGACTGCAAGAATGAATGTAACAACAATGCTAACTGTAAAATTAATAAAGAAATGAAGTATTCAAAGAAGTACACAAATGCCGATTTCTACAAAGACGGCAAGTTCCAACAGGATGTTGCTATGGAAGCAATGAAAGACATGTTCGCTTTCTACGGTGTTCCTTTCACCGAACTGATGGCTAAGGACATGTGGGTGACTGATTTCGGTCTGGGTGATTTTGAAAACGTGGGTATGGGTGGTATTTTCTGGGTCAACGATCCTGAATACGGCTACTTCGCTCACGCGATCTACCTGCTTCCGGGACAGATGATCCCCGAACATGCGCATGTAAAGACCAAATTCCCGGCTAAACATGAATCCTGGATGGTAGAAAAGGGATGGGTTTACAACTTCTCTGAAGTAGGCGACGAGACTCCGAACGCTCCTGCTATCCCCGCTACCCACGGTGCGATCAAGAGCAAAAATTTCGTCGTACAGAATGTAGGTGATGTTCTTCGCCTGAAAAAACTGGAAACATTCCACTTTATGATGGCTGGTCCTGAAGGTGCTATTGTTGATGAATGGGCATGCTACCACGATAATGACGGCTTGCGCTTCACCAACACGAAAGCTGCGTTATAA
- a CDS encoding L-serine ammonia-lyase yields the protein MESIKQIYRIGHGPSSSHTMGPMRAARMFLERNRGAVRFNVTLYGSLAATGKGHMTDAAILEVLSPVAKTNITWEPKVFLPFHPNGILFQSFDESGEELDNWTIYSIGGGTLANETYNELTQGQVYEMHTIKDIQAWCEKTGHSYWEYVEQCEGPQIWDYLAEVWEVMQQAVRNGLEAEGILPGGLGIRRKASDYMIRAKGYGSSIKSRGMVYAYALAVSEENACGGKIVTAPTCGSCGVMPAVLYHLKESRDFRDSRILRALATAGLFGNVVRTNASVSGAEVGCQGEVGVACAMAAAAASQLFGGTPAQIEYAAEMGLEHHLGLTCDPVCGLVQIPCIERNAFAAARALDANTFSNFSDGKHRVSFDQVVEVMRQTGNDLPSLYKETSEGGLAKNMEQKKSNS from the coding sequence ATGGAATCGATCAAGCAAATATACAGGATCGGTCACGGGCCGTCCAGTAGCCACACAATGGGGCCGATGCGTGCTGCCCGGATGTTCCTGGAACGCAATCGGGGAGCCGTACGTTTTAATGTTACGCTCTATGGGAGCCTGGCGGCTACAGGCAAAGGCCACATGACGGATGCGGCAATTCTCGAAGTGTTGAGCCCGGTGGCCAAGACCAATATCACTTGGGAACCGAAGGTGTTCCTGCCTTTTCATCCGAACGGCATCCTCTTCCAGTCGTTTGACGAAAGCGGAGAGGAACTGGATAACTGGACGATTTACAGTATCGGGGGAGGGACGTTGGCAAACGAAACCTACAACGAGTTGACGCAGGGCCAGGTTTACGAAATGCATACTATCAAGGATATACAGGCCTGGTGTGAAAAAACCGGCCATTCCTACTGGGAATATGTCGAACAGTGCGAAGGTCCGCAGATATGGGACTATCTGGCCGAAGTATGGGAAGTGATGCAACAAGCAGTCCGTAATGGCCTCGAAGCCGAAGGCATCTTGCCCGGCGGTCTGGGAATCCGGCGTAAGGCATCCGACTATATGATCCGTGCCAAAGGTTACGGCAGCAGTATCAAAAGCCGTGGGATGGTCTATGCGTATGCTCTGGCCGTTTCCGAGGAGAACGCTTGCGGAGGCAAGATCGTGACGGCCCCGACCTGCGGTTCGTGCGGTGTCATGCCGGCTGTGCTTTACCATCTGAAAGAGTCCCGCGACTTCCGTGACTCCCGTATCTTGCGTGCGTTGGCGACAGCCGGGTTGTTCGGTAATGTGGTCCGTACGAATGCATCCGTTTCCGGGGCCGAGGTAGGATGCCAGGGAGAGGTCGGTGTGGCTTGTGCGATGGCTGCTGCTGCGGCCAGTCAGTTGTTCGGGGGGACGCCTGCACAGATCGAGTATGCGGCCGAGATGGGGCTGGAGCATCACTTGGGACTGACTTGCGACCCGGTTTGCGGGTTGGTACAGATTCCTTGTATCGAACGCAATGCCTTTGCGGCAGCCCGTGCGCTGGATGCGAACACCTTCTCCAATTTCTCCGATGGCAAGCACCGTGTAAGTTTCGACCAGGTGGTGGAAGTGATGCGTCAGACCGGAAACGACCTGCCGAGTCTCTATAAGGAAACATCCGAAGGGGGGTTGGCTAAGAATATGGAACAGAAAAAATCTAACTCATAA
- a CDS encoding IclR family transcriptional regulator has protein sequence MESVIPNMEKAEENYKVPNLEKGIAVLEYLSLHTQGETLQDIKSALDISQTTAYRILNTLVRLDYLIYNEDTKRYKLSRKLLTLGFRSLNEHNLLETVLPRLRDLRDQVKETACFGVLGDRKGIFIEQAQGHHTFRFILSPGKPFDLHCSAPGKAIMAYLPNTVRDRYLSYMEFTRYNARTITTRDAYLEELEKVRKLGYAMDNEEELNGVICIGAPIFNYTGYPCGAIWISGPKDRLSKEVVRVSADCIRKVAQTISLELGYSKAKKI, from the coding sequence ATGGAAAGCGTTATTCCAAATATGGAAAAAGCAGAAGAGAACTACAAGGTTCCGAATCTCGAAAAAGGGATCGCTGTACTTGAGTACTTGTCGCTTCACACCCAGGGTGAGACGCTTCAGGATATCAAGTCCGCCCTTGATATTTCACAGACTACGGCCTACCGTATTTTAAATACGTTGGTCCGTCTGGATTATTTGATCTATAATGAAGACACAAAAAGGTACAAGTTATCCCGTAAATTACTAACTTTGGGATTCAGATCGTTGAATGAACACAATTTGCTGGAAACTGTTTTGCCTCGTTTGCGCGATTTGCGCGACCAAGTGAAAGAGACGGCATGCTTCGGCGTGCTGGGGGACCGGAAAGGTATCTTTATCGAGCAGGCGCAGGGACATCATACGTTCCGTTTTATCCTCTCGCCGGGAAAACCTTTCGATTTGCATTGTTCGGCTCCGGGAAAGGCGATCATGGCTTATTTGCCGAATACAGTCCGGGACCGATATTTGTCTTATATGGAATTTACACGCTACAACGCCCGGACTATTACTACACGTGACGCTTATCTGGAGGAACTTGAAAAGGTCCGGAAATTGGGTTATGCCATGGATAATGAGGAAGAACTGAACGGTGTGATTTGCATCGGAGCGCCTATCTTTAATTATACGGGTTATCCTTGCGGGGCAATTTGGATTTCAGGCCCTAAGGACCGGCTGTCGAAAGAGGTCGTACGTGTTTCGGCAGACTGTATAAGGAAAGTGGCCCAGACGATTTCTCTTGAGTTGGGATATAGTAAAGCAAAAAAAATATAA
- a CDS encoding glycoside hydrolase family 43 protein, producing MKKSLYVLLCAAALVSCGQPKQQQKAVADVVTSGNPIFEGWYADPEGIIYGDTYWVFPTWSDAYEKQTYFDCFSSKDLVNWTKHSSVLDTSAVKWAKKAMWAPSIIHKDGKYYFFFGANDVHEGEVGGIGVAVSDRPEGPYKDLLGKPLINEIVNGAQPIDQFVFRDDDGRYYMYYGGWGHCNVVRLNDDFTGLVPFEDGTVYKEVTPDKYVEGPFMFKKNGKYYFMWSEGGWTGPDYCVAYAIADSPFGPFNRIATILQQDSTIARGAGHHSVLHVPNTEDYYIVYHRRPLNDNTRDHRVTCIDRMTFDENGFINPVKMTFEGVPSRTIDK from the coding sequence ATGAAAAAAAGTTTATATGTGCTATTGTGTGCTGCCGCATTAGTTTCGTGCGGACAGCCGAAACAGCAACAGAAGGCTGTTGCTGATGTCGTGACCAGTGGTAATCCGATATTCGAGGGCTGGTATGCCGATCCGGAAGGGATCATTTATGGTGATACCTATTGGGTTTTCCCGACCTGGAGCGATGCGTATGAGAAGCAGACTTATTTCGACTGTTTTTCATCCAAGGATTTGGTGAACTGGACGAAACATTCGTCTGTGCTCGATACCTCCGCCGTGAAATGGGCGAAGAAAGCCATGTGGGCGCCGTCTATCATCCATAAGGATGGCAAATATTATTTTTTCTTCGGGGCCAACGACGTGCATGAAGGTGAAGTAGGAGGAATCGGGGTTGCCGTCAGCGACCGCCCGGAAGGTCCGTATAAGGACCTGTTAGGCAAACCGCTTATCAACGAGATCGTAAACGGGGCACAGCCGATCGACCAGTTCGTTTTCCGTGACGATGATGGCCGCTACTATATGTATTACGGCGGTTGGGGACATTGTAATGTCGTTCGCCTGAACGACGATTTCACCGGGTTGGTTCCTTTTGAAGACGGGACGGTCTACAAGGAAGTGACACCGGATAAATATGTGGAAGGTCCGTTCATGTTCAAGAAGAACGGTAAGTACTATTTTATGTGGAGCGAAGGGGGCTGGACAGGTCCCGATTATTGTGTCGCTTATGCGATTGCCGATTCGCCTTTCGGACCTTTCAATCGTATCGCCACGATTCTCCAGCAGGATTCGACAATCGCGCGAGGAGCCGGGCATCATTCCGTATTGCATGTTCCGAATACTGAAGATTATTATATCGTCTACCATCGCCGCCCGCTGAACGACAATACTCGCGACCACCGTGTGACTTGTATCGACCGGATGACTTTCGATGAGAACGGATTTATAAATCCTGTTAAAATGACTTTCGAAGGTGTTCCTTCCCGTACAATAGATAAGTAA
- a CDS encoding YncE family protein produces MNTRKYMFKNSLVACFACCCISFASAGNPPFFPTDVVANAKGELLMTDKGVKRVDVFSPDGKTLLRSFPMDEAPTGILLDGDKAYVTTFGTTGHLQILSLESGRVEASIPTGSGACHPMFGPDKKHIYVCNQFQTTISEIDPVARKVMRTVKVLREPKSAVFSKDGKYMFVTNFLPAQRADLDYVAACVSVIEMDGFTKVKDIQLANGSNALRGICITPDGKYIYVSHNLGRFTVPTSQLQQGWMNTSAFSVIDVDKQEFLGAIVVDEPERGAAGIWSIACNDESVFISHSGTHEISVIDHKAMLEKFLNYPNKAVLDYDLTFLYGLRERIPLEGNGPRNMILNGDKLIIPTYFADILNIMDINTNEVTSVELNPGREETAENKGERYFNDASHCFQNWQSCNGCHPGDGRTDGMNWDLMNDGVGNSKNCKSMLFSHVTPPNMISGIREHAERAVRAGFNFIQFFEVSEEDAVCVDAYLKSLRPVPSPYLVNGELSDLAKEGQKVFEKLKCGECHSGVYYTDMKYHRIGEDIEFEKGWDTPTLREVWRTAPYLFDGRAVTMKEVFSVHKHGIEKKVSEKDIEALTEYVNSL; encoded by the coding sequence ATGAACACACGAAAATACATGTTTAAAAACTCACTGGTGGCTTGTTTTGCCTGCTGTTGCATCTCCTTTGCTTCAGCAGGCAACCCACCGTTCTTCCCGACAGATGTCGTGGCGAACGCCAAAGGTGAGTTGCTGATGACAGATAAAGGAGTAAAGCGGGTGGATGTTTTTTCGCCTGATGGCAAGACATTGTTGCGTTCTTTCCCGATGGACGAAGCGCCTACGGGTATCCTTTTGGATGGCGACAAGGCATATGTGACTACATTCGGAACGACAGGCCATTTACAGATCCTCTCGCTCGAATCGGGCAGGGTGGAGGCTTCTATTCCGACCGGTTCGGGAGCATGTCATCCGATGTTCGGTCCGGACAAGAAGCATATATATGTATGTAACCAGTTCCAGACCACGATTTCCGAAATCGATCCGGTTGCGCGGAAGGTGATGCGTACGGTGAAGGTATTGCGCGAACCGAAGTCCGCCGTGTTCAGCAAGGACGGCAAATATATGTTCGTCACGAACTTCCTTCCTGCACAGCGGGCTGATCTCGATTATGTGGCCGCCTGTGTATCCGTCATCGAAATGGATGGCTTCACGAAGGTGAAGGACATCCAGTTGGCAAACGGAAGCAATGCCCTTCGGGGAATCTGTATAACTCCCGACGGCAAATATATATATGTATCGCACAACTTGGGGCGTTTCACCGTCCCTACATCTCAATTGCAGCAGGGATGGATGAACACGAGTGCTTTTAGCGTGATCGATGTCGACAAGCAGGAGTTCCTGGGAGCCATCGTCGTGGATGAACCCGAACGGGGTGCGGCCGGTATCTGGAGCATTGCCTGCAACGACGAGTCTGTTTTCATCTCCCATTCGGGAACGCACGAGATCAGCGTGATTGACCATAAGGCGATGTTGGAGAAATTCCTGAACTATCCCAATAAGGCGGTGTTGGACTACGACCTGACTTTCTTGTATGGCCTCCGCGAACGTATCCCGCTGGAGGGGAACGGTCCTCGCAATATGATCCTGAACGGTGACAAGCTGATTATCCCGACTTACTTTGCCGATATCCTGAACATCATGGATATCAATACGAACGAAGTGACGTCTGTCGAACTGAATCCCGGACGTGAAGAAACGGCTGAAAACAAGGGTGAACGCTACTTCAACGATGCTTCGCACTGCTTCCAGAATTGGCAGAGTTGTAATGGCTGCCATCCGGGAGACGGACGAACGGATGGCATGAACTGGGACTTGATGAACGACGGTGTCGGCAACTCCAAGAACTGCAAGAGCATGCTCTTTAGTCATGTGACTCCTCCCAACATGATTTCCGGTATCCGTGAACATGCGGAACGGGCTGTGCGGGCAGGATTCAACTTCATCCAGTTTTTTGAAGTTTCGGAAGAAGATGCTGTTTGTGTGGATGCCTATTTGAAATCACTTCGTCCCGTGCCCAGTCCTTACTTGGTGAATGGCGAGCTGTCTGATTTGGCAAAGGAAGGGCAAAAGGTTTTCGAAAAGCTGAAATGCGGGGAATGCCATAGCGGTGTTTATTATACGGATATGAAATACCACCGCATAGGTGAGGATATAGAGTTCGAAAAAGGTTGGGATACTCCGACTTTGCGTGAAGTGTGGCGTACGGCTCCTTATTTGTTCGACGGACGTGCCGTTACCATGAAGGAAGTGTTCAGTGTCCATAAACACGGCATCGAGAAGAAAGTTTCAGAGAAAGATATCGAAGCATTAACCGAATATGTGAACTCTTTATGA